AGCGCCACCGCGGCCTCCAGCCGGGCCAGCTGGGCACCCAGGCAGTAGTGCGGGCCGCCGCCGAAGCTGAGCGGATGGCTGTCGCGGCGCGTCGGGTCGAACCGGTCGGGGTGCGTGTAGCGGCGGGGGTCGCGGTTGGCGGCGCCGATCAGCAGGAAGACGCCGGTGCCGCGCGGGACGGGGACGCCGCCGGCCTCCAGGCCGTCGGCCAGGGCGATCCGCGAGGTCAGCTGCACGGGCGAGTCGAACCGCAGCACCTCGTCGGTCAGGCCCTGCGGGTCGAAGGTGCCGGCCCGCAGCGCCGCGGCGGCCCCCGGATGCTCGAAGAGCAGCGCCAGGGCGTTGCCGAGCAGGTTGGTGGTGGTCTCGAAGCCCGCCACGAGCAGCAGCACCAGGTTGGCCAGCAGCTCGTGGCCGGAGAGCCGGCCGGGCTCCGCCGCCGCGACCTGGACCAGCGCGCTGACCAGGTCGTCCTGCGGGTGGGCGCGGCGCCGGGCGGCGAGCTCGGTGAAGTAGCCGGACAGCTCGTCGGCGGCCGCGTCGGCCGCGGCGAGCTCGTTGTCGTCGGCGACCAGCTCCAGGGCGGCCGTCAGGTCGGAGGCGAGGCCGCGGAAGCGGTACCTGTCCTCGGCCGGCACGCCGAGGAGTTCGCAGATCACCCCGACCGGCAGCCGGAAGGCAAAGGTGTCCATGACGTCGACCGGCGAGCCGTCGGCGCCCTGCGCGGCCGTCTCGTCCAGCAGGGCGTGCACGGCGGCCGTGACGGCCGGCTCCAGCG
The Kitasatospora paranensis genome window above contains:
- a CDS encoding cytochrome P450 — encoded protein: MDGEAIIEQLMTPAGRADPYALYELARGLGPVASCGPDLVLVTGHREADQVLRTPAFRVADTELREQWEPEFADHPAKVLLSRSILESNAPHHGRMRSLIASVFTARRVAALEPAVTAAVHALLDETAAQGADGSPVDVMDTFAFRLPVGVICELLGVPAEDRYRFRGLASDLTAALELVADDNELAAADAAADELSGYFTELAARRRAHPQDDLVSALVQVAAAEPGRLSGHELLANLVLLLVAGFETTTNLLGNALALLFEHPGAAAALRAGTFDPQGLTDEVLRFDSPVQLTSRIALADGLEAGGVPVPRGTGVFLLIGAANRDPRRYTHPDRFDPTRRDSHPLSFGGGPHYCLGAQLARLEAAVALPALLARFPGLAPAGAPERRDRLVLRGYGTLPVTLG